The genomic window GGTACATATTTATAACCGTTaataataagtgtttttttaacGTAAGGAAAAAAATGCACACTATTTTACCTTGCAATCCTTTTGGAGTTGTCAGCAGTCAatattttaccttctttttctttggctttCAAGAACTTGCATAGGTAATTTAACTTCTGTGCATTCAAACTACATTTACCCTTCAAGGATTCGACTTCATTGGCTAAATTATCTATTTCTggttctagttcatttttcaTTATCTGTCTCTCTTCGAAGTTGCTGTATAAGATATTTTCGGTTATTTTTTGGCATTTATCATTTGCCATAAGAAATTCTTCAAGATGTTGGTCTTTCTGATTCTGTAGAAGTTTACAATGATCTTCAACTTTGTTTATGTTacccaaaaataatgaagattgATCAGTTGCAAGGGCtgtctgaaaaaaaaggtttagatGTAAGTACAAAAACTTAAGGTTAGATTACGTTAGTACAAAAACGTAACTAGTCAAGATTGGAATGTTGCCTTTAATTTGCGCATGTTCCAAGGTTTATGCAAGGCAAGACTTACTTTTTCTGCAGCTTGAAGTATTATTACCCTTCTTCTCATGTATCATTGTCGGATTTAGAAGGGGGGGTAAAAGGAggctgataaaaataaaaaaaaaacaaatcttaaaacaaaacacaaaactaaaataggatgaCCCTTTCTGAGTAATGGTGAAAGGATAACTCTTTGattggtaaaactaaacttgatgaaacttatatatttgaaatcagcgtaTGAatgtcttttgatgtatctattggtattaaaattcattttttagagttttggttactattaagctgggtcgctccttacttaactttttgatagtctttttcaaggaaaaataaaatgatttcttatacctttttgatttttttataagaatccatagtgcAGCCCCCCTACTATATGGAATAATTCccgtttgtttttaagttttaatgctgctgcttaccaTGAGTGGAAAAagtttgtgttttatttattttctaacagtttttcgAACAATACCGCTCAATCCGCCTTTTCCTCTATGGAAACTCCCCTTTATCCTGTTAAACATTCCCCTTTGctacccccctcccaccccgAAAAATAGAGGAAAATCTAAGCAAATGTAATTAAGAAAAGGGAAACAGGTCATTTAtctgaaaacgaaaagaaaaagggGTGGAACCCCAACACCTCCCGTCCTCCCCCATAATGTAAATGACCATCAATGTGCCAAACTGGTCCATCCTTACAAACATTAACGCTGAACTTCAACTTTACAACATCCATTTGCCTTCTTTCTTCCACCAGTGTCTGTGCTGTTGCTTGCACAGCTTGGCTCTAGAGTTGTAGCCATCCGCATGAGGTTTTGGAGAATGAAGTCCACAAGCTTAGCAGAAAATAATCTTATCCTCCTAGTCAAGCAATCTTCTGGCCTAGCCAGAGTGGATTCCAACCCCCCAATCCACAGCATAGTGGATCAATCCTACACAGGATTATAATCTTCTAGGTTTGGTTCAGTCTTTAATCAGGGATTTGCGGTACGATAAACATGAATCTCTTTGCTCTCACAACATTTACATGTAGGAGAAGCAAAGAATTGGGTTCTGACACATTCGATGATGCCAGTCATTAAGAAAAATTGGCTGAACTAGCCTCTTAATATCGACCGGTGGAAACAACACCACATCTAAATTAAAACGCAAATTACTTCTTGGTATAACTTGAAACAATCCATGGCCGAAAATCAAAAGGTTTATGAAAACGATTAAATAAaggaaacaagtttttctaagtGAAgctaaggagcgatattaaaacttaaaaacgaacagaaattactccatatttgaaaggggctgttccctcctcaacgccccgctcttaacgctaaggtttgactctttgttttAACTCCAATTTCTTAAATAGTAAGAAACACCcccttttagggggtgtttcttcctattttctaaaataaggcaaattttctcaggctcgtaacttctgatgggtaaaattaaacttgatgaaccttatatatttaaaatcagcattaaaatgcgtgcgattcttttgatgtaactattggtatcaaaattctttagtttcggttattattgagccgggtcgctccttactacagctcgtttccacgaactgtttgatttttgggCACAGGAAAATCAGGTAAGAATCTCAACGAACCATGTATCAATTTCTTCTTGGTCCCTTCCCCCGGGAAAGTCGAGGGGAAGAACACTCTCCGATGCCAACTGAAGATGAAATTTGAATACGTAACTCAAGGAATAAGGTTTGCAGGAAATAACTACCGATTCCCATGAAGAGTTCAAACCGTGAATAGGGTTACTCGACAAAAGTTTGGGTGAAACATGAAGTGACTGGGAGAGAGTATTCCCCAAGGACTCCAGATCAGAGAGGCAAAGTAACAGGGTCACGACTGGCCAATCAGTTGTCCGCTGAGAGAACCTTCCATCATTCATGGCTCCCCATAGGGACTCCTCCCCACAAAAGCGACTAAGTCTTTCTTAACATTGATAGGACTAATCTCAGATTTCTTCACAAGAATTTCTAATCCAACCCAAAATTCAATGTAGTCCATTCCATTCCATTGTAGTccattcaattttgttttatgattATCTGTAGTTTTTCTTAATAGGTCATGGACCTTCTTCTCCCCCATAAGCTTTTTTGTCTTACTGTACTTCTGCGATTTTCCCATTGAGTCTCGGACCTCTATGTCTTCTCTGGGCTTTGTTTTCTTCTCGTAATTTCGTAattctagtaatttttttttattttatgccaCTGCAGGCTGAATCTGCaaattttgtgtcttttttgcatttctttattctttttcacttttctcaACTTTatcaatattgaaataaatcatcACTAAGTGTAAATTGGACTCTAGCGTCCATCATCTTTGACTGAATTTCTTTAATGTAGTTCCGAGCGGTTTTGGCTATAAAGTAGAAAGATAGTACAGCTGTTCGTGTAGCAACAAACTACGACTCTATAGAATTGCTTCACCAGGAAAAACGCAGTTTCGTTCACCAGATCAGAACATACCATCCAGGTGATGATGGAAGCTCAGGATCTCCTCAGATCTACCCTAAGAAATCAATGCTAAGTATGCAAAATAAATCCACGGCTAAAGTACAGAGATTGTCAAACCTCACTGACAATGGTGTTACAAAGCAATTCCATGCCTAAGGttgatttatcttttttactaACTTTCACTAAGCATGACAAAAGATGTGTATTCATATATTTCTTTCAGTTCCAATGACAGCATTAACGCCCAAGGTTCCTATATGGAAACATAGCAGCATGGTTACACTGTAGGTGCGAAGCAATATTTGACACCACAAATCCTTAAGTTAAAACCCTATTTCATTGCACTAAAGCCAGCATTGCCAAATTTTACTGGTAGGTGGTCTTGGTGCTAATGGGTCAATCCTGCAGTGAATTAtgacttattttcattttttaccaaGTCAAgatttggccattttttgaataaagtcttctttttttccactcTAAGATTAAAAATTCCTGCAAACATGCCTATCCCCATCTAACAACTTGGTACTTAGAAGGGGTGATGTATATGGCATCACTGGTCCACTTTGTGCCTCACATCTTACTGATTACAAATCtttataagttttaaagttaaacacaGCATTAACTGCCTACctttctaaaaaacaaaactgggAAGTGGGGGAAGAATGATTGCTGCTCGGACTTGCCTAGTTTTATGTCAAGTCAGTACTTGTATTGTTTTACACCGAAACAGTGCTTAGCTTGTGTACCGAATAGGAAACGTTCAccaatttaatttgttttgcgCTCTCGGTGACATTGCTGCATATCTCTGGTTTGAATAGGATGGGACATGTAAATAAAGAGGAGTTTGAAGAGACTACAGTGTCAATTTATTATTCACATCATGCAGATTTAAATTTGatgcataattttgttttttattatatatggCAAAACTACCGTTTTTAAAAGAATCTTTAACGAATAGGCCCttctttttccactttttttttctagaaagttCTATCCAGTGCCATCCGTTCATTGTCTACTTTCAGAAAGAGTactataacaattttttatccCTTCCCAAGTTTTATCACCATAGGTCATATTCAGTATGGTGAACAAACGACAGATAAGTAAAGAATAGAATAACGTAAGTCAGATCACTCTTTGTTAGCTCAACACTACTGCTTTGATTCTGATGCCCTTAATTGCTTAAATGACAGTGTTTTAAGTGCAAGTTTAATTCACCTTCACTCCAAATATCATAAAATGTACTTTCAGAGATGTACATAGGTGGGAGGTCTTTGTGCTAGGGCCCTCTCCTTCCAAAATCTTAAGATTTTTATGTGAGCAACAACGTTGACAACACTGGATTATCATCGTACAAAAAGCAGAAGTATCGTGGAATGGGGACTTTTTCTAAGGACAGTGTCTTTGGAATCCCCTTTTGTTTTCTTGTGCTAGTTTTGTgattattcatatatttttattatgttccGCCTGTCCTTCAACAGGTTTTATTTCCTTAAACATAAAAAGGTCCCGGAGTTCAGACTGCTCACCAATCCCAGCGACTGTGGAAAGAGTGACTGACCTCTGTTAATAGTAAGTCCTGGCACTGGGGTCTAGTGTTTATGTAATATTATGCGCTTTATGCTTTTAGtaggaaatatataaatgaactaATAAGTGAATGTGCAAATAATAGAAACTATTCCTGAGAAGAATGTAATGGACCAAAGTGAAAAGTAAATTATGCTTACTGAAATTGACTCCTTCTCAACGTCaatctttttctttaatagGGAAGTATGCTGATTCAtcctttttgttaaaattgCCACCTCTTCGCAGTTTGTAAATGAAGAAATCTCCAGTTCGTTCTGGCTTCCGATAGCCATTCTTTGAAGCTCGTCAATAACATTATTAAGCTCAGACATGGACTcttgacaaaaaactaaaaaatttcgTAATTATGGTTAACATCAGCAACCAgtccaaattaaaaagaattttctattaaattgAAGATTGAGCATAAAAGGATAACTACAGCTTTTTGTGatttaactataaaaaaaacattgttacCAATCACCAAAAAGAGGACGTCAAATCTGTTTCCTTGCATAAGTTATCCAATGTTTAAGTGGCTGTAACACCCCTAATCCCCTACCCCCCTCCAACATTTAAGCTAACATTTCAAGTTCTTTACATTCTGTAAAGATCTGTTTTACAGATGAACTTAAAAGTCGCTTCAAATGCACCGAATTAAGAGCcttctaacaaaaataaagaaatataggaaaataaGCGTTATCTTGGCATCACACAAGCAAAGTTTTAAGAACCCCCTCGTCCTTAGGGTTTATTTCTGTTGGAATGAACCTGTaaagtttttcttcattttcactaGGAAATAATGATTTAGTTCATTCAAGTAATCTCAATGACAAGGACAGAAAATGGCATTGAAAAGAAATAACTGAAGACTTTAATAAGAGGAGAATGAATATCCAAAGGACAGAAgcctgtttttctttgtttccaaTTTCTTCTTTTGATCTCCAAAAGAGAAATTAAGGGCAAAGAATGGGGAAGATTGGTAAATGATAAGTAAATGACTGAAGGCTTTGGAAGATGTAATTTACAAACCTGTTAGGGCCATTGGCAGTAATTTGAGGGGATTCAGGTTGGTTGGAATGAAGCTTGTCAAGTCTCCTGCCACACAACTTCTTATCCTCTAGATACCAATTCTTGGTTTATCTCTAAATAATTCTTTGACCTTATTTTGCAGTAAGATCGAGCATATTAAcgactttttattattttgtagtttattaGCTTCATCCAATTTGTCATTTCTgaaaacctttaattttttttctatttagagTTTTCACGGGTTGATCAATCCACGGCTTATCATTAGAGcactttttaattcttatttccgggaaagacataaaatatttattatttcgttCATTAGGGAcgtaaaaattttttcattaacattttgaaaattgtcAATATTTGGGCAATCTACGGTATTCAGTCAtttgtcaaaagaaagaaaaccagATTTGTGAAGAGGGTGGCAAGGGCAAATCTACAGCAtctttattgggggggggggttgttgtcAAGAGGGGTAATAATAAGACAGTCAAGGGACATGggataaataatattttttctataatattgcggggcaatcccccccccccaaaaaaatacacCTCTGGAGGGTGGTAAGAGCCATAAGTGATTGAGAAAGAAAGCTTGAACTTTGAAGAAAGAGACTAAAGACCCCTCCCCTGCGAAGTTTGCAGATGATCCTCCCCCACATCTCTCCCTTTTCTGCCGATAAGAACATGAATGCGATCTAGAGAAGCAATAACCTAAAGTTTGCTTTTTCGTCAtagttctttaagaaagactgctcaaacacaagggtcgttgaacttttttcttcttaatattttttgaataagaaGATCTTTTAATGAAACtacaaaactttagcttaaaagcGGGGGATGAGAAAGGGGTagtcccccctcatatacgaaataatttctgttcattttatgttttaatgttgttcaaTCACACCAACAGATCAGAGTGCGATCAATCTGATCAACAGATCAGCGTATCAGAGTGCCCTAttgttgaggtttcaagcttctatatgcacaaatgtggaattttgtactttttgcaaAAAGAATGATCCCGGAtacgtgttaattttttttttcaggagtgatcaTTTCGaaccagtggccctagaatttTTCAAGAGGGCTGAttagaacagaaattgaaagttctagtgccttaaCTACGTACTACTACgtacttaataactatgtctttgaggacgatttAATCTTTGCAGTCTCCgaaggaagggctgcaagttgtaaactttgcccattgtttacatgtagcatagtattggttattgggaagtatacagatgttttctggaagatttttttctggtggggggtcGGAGGAGAGGGTTACGTTTGAGTATCTTGCCGtggagaaaaatttttcatggaggaagagagtTTTCATGAAGGAGCActggatttcctagcattattcaaaaaacaataagaaattaaataaagaaattatataaatataaaagaggTTATCCCCTCTTCAATGCtctactctttacgctgaagttttttattgttttataaagtagagttgtgagaaagagtcaatctttagcgtaaagagcggggcgttgaggaggggacagtacctttcatatatgaaataatttcttttcgttttaagttttattatcgctccatacttttagttaaaaaaaaaaaagatttttttttaagtcacgAACAGAAACGTATTTTTGTAATGCGacaaaagatttaaatttttcgtCATTTACAACAGTTTCAATAAATATAGCACTGACATTCGACAGTTTTGggagatattgaaaaaaataaagaatggaaagaaaagaatattattcaGCGTCATTTTCTACGTAAGTTTTATAATTGTCTGGATTCTGCTCATTGGAAAAAGTAGGAGTTCCCTTACTGCttactaatattttaatttctttgttttatcttCTGTCTGGTTTTTTTCAGAAATGGTACAGCCATTGACTTTTCGAGTAagcttttgaataaaattattttttgattactttagTATAAAGTTTTTTTGAGTGAATATCAATATGTGCAgcctaaaatgtttttattcctttaaTGTATATTGGTTATTTTGATTAAATCATAGCCATTGCTTTGCTAGaatcttttctaaatttattcaatttcaAAAGTGTTTGTTCTTGGGACAGGTTTATGAACCTCATTTTTTAAACCTTGTTTAAGGATATTTTGGAAGCGTTTACTTGAAGGTAATATTGCGCTGGAAATGTCTCAGCTGTACCTTTGAGGGTGTTTAACTGATCAAATGGTTCCTCTCCAGATGAAAGACTTGCTATTCGATCAAACTCCTGTATTAGGTCTTCATTATTAGTTTGATCTAGTTTCAATTTAGATTCTTTCGATAGTCTCTTTTCAGAAGCTTTTCTCAcattttcaacctaaaagaaaGACTTGGGTGAATAATTGACGCTAGTTTTCAACTTTTGAATTACACACTTAAATGTTAAGACCTTCAATATGATACCAAACTTCAAGATTTTCCACTGTTATTCTTCCGGGAAGAGGGTGAGCCAGAAAAACTATTTCTAGCAGAGGAATAGttttaataaaactatttcAAGGGGATAAAAAATGCTTTTGTGTTGTCTCTATAGTAAATCAGCGAttcaattatttcaaaaattttacatcAAAATCTAAACTATATTTGGTTTTG from Artemia franciscana chromosome 10, ASM3288406v1, whole genome shotgun sequence includes these protein-coding regions:
- the LOC136031896 gene encoding dynein regulatory complex protein 1-like, encoding MKKPERDNAEWQEYDVRSKESLVKLKRLTKDGISQVENVRKASEKRLSKESKLKLDQTNNEDLIQEFDRIASLSSGEEPFDQLNTLKVFCQESMSELNNVIDELQRMAIGSQNELEISSFTNCEEVAILTKRMNQHTSLLKKKIDVEKESISTALATDQSSLFLGNINKVEDHCKLLQNQKDQHLEEFLMANDKCQKITENILYSNFEERQIMKNELEPEIDNLANEVESLKGKCSLNAQKLNYLCKFLKAKEKEGKILTADNSKRIARLSSKRSQYQREYEMLTKDSVKRELELAKEVESLRISLAMAEDRYWSLCQDKSGKFYDLWSLLDGEANRKRNEVQLIHRSIREKLLEANQPIEPLQLNLPKLEKFGEDVIADINQYWNNFSETIAVQVTPLWEIVEIAMEKFIRLKEDQLRFQPELDKLLHENKKINRALLAKSANF